From Pempheris klunzingeri isolate RE-2024b chromosome 18, fPemKlu1.hap1, whole genome shotgun sequence, a single genomic window includes:
- the ppp1r14c gene encoding protein phosphatase 1 regulatory subunit 14C yields the protein MSAASTETSAPLPTAGSRVFFQPSTGVGCVGSGPITTEDPVQKRQGKVTVKYDRKELRKRLVLEEWIIEQLSELYDCEEEEMPEVEIDIDDLLEVNSDDERASKLQESLTDCYKPTEDFVRELLGRIRGMRKLSAPTKKGL from the exons ATGTCGGCCGCCAGTACCGAGACTAGTGCCCCGCTGCCCACCGCCGGCAGCCGCGTCTTCTTCCAACCTTCCACCGGGGTGGGCTGCGTTGGGTCCGGCCCCATCACCACGGAGGACCCGGTCCAGAAGAGACAGGGCAAAGTGACGGTCAAGTACGACAGGAAAGAGCTGCGGAAGAGACTCGTCCTGGAGGAGTGGATCATCGAGCAGCTCAGCGAGTTGTACGACTGTGAG GAGGAAGAGATGCCAGAGGTAGAGATAGACATCGATGACCTGCTGGAGGTCAACAGCGATGACGAGAGAGCCAGCAAACTGCAG gAATCATTAACAGACTGCTACAAACCAACAGAG GACTTTGTCCGTGAGTTGCTGGGCAGGATAAGGGGAATGAGAAAACTCAGTGCGCCGACTAAGAAGGGCCTATA
- the iyd gene encoding iodotyrosine deiodinase, which translates to MAVLSILTPVLAAVLCLVIGFMLMRSQQTETTSTTQGKTERASKGDFRPWVDEDLQDDTEVTEKEDEDGDWVDSNEEEDCQHVPYSPPRYPEETMVEKSRDFYTLMNQRRSVRFISPEPVPREVIDNVILTAGTAPSGAHTEPWTFIVVSDPETKHKIRQIVEEEEEVNYRQRMGDKWVNDLARLKTNWIKEYLDIAPYLLLIFKQTYGILPNGKKKTHYYNEISVSISCGILLAALQNVGLVTVTSTPLNCGPQLRLLFRRPVNEKLLMLLPVGYPASEATVPDLARKPLDDIVVYI; encoded by the exons ATGGCTGTCCTGTCCATCCTCACTCCCGTCCTGGCCGCGGTTCTGTGCTTGGTGATTGGCTTCATGCTCATGAGATCGCAGCAGACGGAGACCACCTCGACCACCCAGGGAAAAACTGAAAGGGCGTCTAAAGGGGACTTTAGACCGTGGGTGGATGAGGACTTACAGGATGACACAGAAGtcacagaaaaagaagatg AGGATGGTGATTGGGTAGACAGCAATGAGGAGGAAGACTGTCAGCATGTGCCCTATTCACCACCACGTTACCCCGAAGAGACGATGGTGGAGAAGTCCAGGGATTTCTACACACTGATGAACCAGCGGAGGTCAGTGCGATTCATCAGCCCAGAGCCGGTCCCAAGAGAAGTCATCGATAATGTCATCCTCACTGCAG GTACGGCCCCCAGTGGAGCGCACACAGAGCCCTGGACGTTCATCGTGGTGTCAGACCCAGAGACGAAGCACAAAATCAGACAGatagtggaggaggaggaggaggttaacTACCGTCAGAGGATGGGGGACAAATGGGTCAATGATTTGGCCAGATTAAA GACAAACTGGATCAAGGAGTACTTGGATATCGCTCCATATCTGCTCCTCATCTTCAAACAGACCTATGGCATCCTACCAAACGGCAAGAAAAAGACACATTACTACAATGAAATCAGTGTCTCCATATCCTGTGGAATCCTGTTGGCTGCATTACAG AACGTGGGTCTTGTGACGGTCACATCAACGCCCCTGAACTGCGGCCCCCAACTCAGGCTCCTCTTCAGACGGCCAGTTAATGAGAAGCTGCTGATGTTGCTTCCTGTAGGTTATCCTGCATCTGAAGCCACAGTGCCCGACTTGGCACGCAAGCCTCTGGATGATATTGTAGTGTATATATAA